The Montipora capricornis isolate CH-2021 chromosome 6, ASM3666992v2, whole genome shotgun sequence genome has a window encoding:
- the LOC138053690 gene encoding tropomyosin-like has translation MKTLIERVEQISAKLHILDEIERKMNKLDSIEEKMEKFSSRLDDIEKSVSLLRCEVNSSKEKQAEIKRFVDEVKDSVDYAHARIDKLDVEFKEAKENLRKKILYLETYSRRENLKFVEIPEENSDQEDTKNVLTNFISRQLEIENPEDIEFQRVHRIGKKGDCPRMVIARFLWYAERIMRNAYKLKNTVSRLDPSLEYCGM, from the coding sequence ATGAAAACGTTAATAGAAAGAGTGGAACAAATATCGGCAAAGCTACATATACTTGATGAAATAGAAAGAAAGATGAACAAACTGGACAGCATTGaggagaaaatggaaaagttttCGTCGAGGCTGGACGACATTGAGAAGTCGGTCTCATTGCTTAGGTGTGAAGTAAATTCttcgaaagaaaaacaagcagagataaaacgttttgttgaTGAAGTTAAGGACAGTGTCGACTATGCTCATGCAAGAATTGATAAGTTGGATGTTGAATttaaagaagcaaaagaaaatctaagaaagaaaattctCTACCTAGAAACTTACAGTAGACGCGAAAATTTAAAGTTTGTGGAAATCCCGGAGGAAAACAGTGACCAGGAAGATACTAAGAACGTACTGACTAACTTTATATCAAGACAGTTAGAAATTGAGAATCCTGAAGATATAGAATTTCAGCGGGTACACCGTATTGGAAAGAAAGGAGACTGCCCTCGTATGGTTattgcgcgctttctgtggtATGCTGAAAGAATTATGAGAAACGCTTACAAACTGAAGAATACTGTTAGCAGATTGGACCCGAGTCTAGAGTATTGTGGGATGTAG